TCGGGAACCACATCTTCTTTTGAAAAATCAAGTCCTTTTGATAAAGCTGCCAGTTTTGTTCCACCGGGGTTTACATCATTCAGGTCTACATTGGCAGGTAAAGACGTAAAAGGCGTACCATCAGGCTGCGTATTAAAACAACGCCACATAGGAGCGGCCGCAGCATCGTATTGTGTCATAGGCGACATTCCCAGGATCAATTCAATGGTACGCAACATGGAAGAGGTGGTGTACATAGAATGGTCAACAAAATTTCTTTTTACAAAACCACCGGCAATGTAGGCAGGGGAGCGGTGTGCATCTACGTGATCGGGACCATTCTGCGCGTCATCCTCCAAAATAAACACCACCGATTCTTTCCATAATGGACTTTTGCTCAGGTGTTCGAGGAACATGCCAATGGCCAGGTCGTTATCTGCTACGTGGGCAAAAGGTGAGGGGCGGCCTGCGGCCATGCCTTCGGTATGATCGTTGCCAAAGCGAACAGTACACAATTGAGGCAATGAATTGCTGGCAACCAGTTTGTCGAAATCCTTTTCCCAGCTGCGATAACGAATGGTGTCTCTTATGTGCAGATTAAAGCCTTCAAAGTCGTTGGCATAGTGGCCCTCTAACACCTTGATGGTGGCGCCTTTCCTGGAGGCAAATTCACCATATGTTTTATAACTAACGCCAGCGATCCTGGCCACATCCCACAGATAAAGCTTATTCAGCCTGGTGTCGCTTTTGGCGCCAAGGCCTCTGCGGCCGTAGCTGGTAGGCCAGATCTTTTCCATATAGTCAGTAGCATAGGCGCCCATACTCCAGTTATGGCCATCGGCGCTTACTTCGCCATCTACATAAAAATTATCGAGCAATACAAACTGTCTGGCAATTGCATGTTGGTTAGGTGTGATCTTTTCTCCAAATAAAAGCAGGGAAGTATCGCCATTGGCGCCTGGTACATCACTTAATACCTGGTCGAAAGTGCGGTTCTCTTTTATGATATAGAAGACGTGTTTGATAGGCGAGGCATCGCCTACTTTTTGCGGCACCGGGTTACCCGCGGCTATGCCTGCAGCCTGCATTTCTGCTTCTTTTTTATACGGTGTATTGTGGTACACCGCCTGGACATATACAGATAACTGTTGTTCGGTAGGAATAGGAATGATACTCATAGAGCCCACCAGTAATCCGCCTCCAATATATTGAATTGATTTGGGCTCGGTGCTGTCGCCTTCGTGGATGCCTACTGCTTCTTTTTTATTAACCGGGTTAGGACCCCTGGGGTTGGCGAAAGAAGAAAAGCCTTTTCCATTGGAAACATACAGTTTCTTCCCAACCGTTCTCACGCAGGTAGGATACCAGCCGGTAGGGATGAATCCCTTTGAAACACTGTGACCGGGATTGCTTACATCAAATACGGCCAGGCAATTGTTATCGGCATTGGCAATGAACAGGGTTTTTTCGTCGTCGCTCAGCGCTACACCATTGCTGGTAGAACCGCTTAGTTGCGTAGGATACAAGGCTGCATTGAGTGTCTCCACCACCTTTCTTGCCTTGATGTCTATAACCGATACATTGTTGTCGTTGGCATTCGCAACATATAAATACTGGCCGTTCTTCGACAAACACAAATCATTGGGGTTGTCTCCAACGGCAATGCTTTCTGTAATTGCATTCTTTTTGGTATCATATACCAGTACTTTATCTGCGCCCCACAGGGTAATATACAATTCTGATTTATCGGGCGACAGCATACAGGTATAGCCTTCTGAACCTAATGGTAATTGTTGGATTGTTTTATGATCATAGAGATCGATCACGTACAAACTGTTGTCTTCTTTTGTTACCACATATAACAAATGGTGCTTGTCGTCGAGTGCAATCCCTGTTGGCGAAATTTCTGCTTTCGGGTAACGAGGGCCGAGCTTAAACGTATCGGCCGGTTCCAGTTTATTTCTACGGATCTTATATTGCAGGATCCAGTTATCATTTCCGCCCGAGGCGTACAGGTATTTTTCATTGTCGCTGAAAACGAGCCCACCCCAGGAGCGGCGGATCACTACTTCGTCTAATTGCTGATCGGTGTTGGCGTCGAATAATTGAATGGTTTGGGTACTTTGACCGTTGTTGGTAACGGCCGCAAAATGCCGCAAATTACTGATGGCAACGTTCAATGGCAGATCACCGAGGGGCAAACTTTTCCCGGCCGGGGTTAATGACCAGCCATTGGGAAGATGCACCCGTTTACTTTCAAGCGTAGATAGATCCTGGCTCTGCGCCTGCAGGACGGCGGCTGCCAGAAAAAAGCATAAGACCTTTTTCATTTCTTAATGATGGTGTTGTAATAAATAAAATATGCGGGCAATCGGGCAGGGCTATGGGTTTGGGGTGGTGAAGCTATTAAATATACATGTTATGGAGGTATTAACAAATTGTAATTAAGTTGACGGGTTGACACGTTGACAAGTTGATAGAGTTGACAGGGTTGATAGAGGCGAATGCGGAATATTGAATATCTAATGTTCAATATTGAATGATGAAGTGAGGAAAACGGGTTAAAGTCTAAAGGTTAAAGGCCAAAGCCAAAGCAGGAATTGTATTTGCTTTCAGCTTTAATCTTTCTGCTTTATGCCTGTAAACTTCAGTTGCAGCTGGCGTAGTGCATTTGTGTTTACAGAAATAGGTTTAGAATAACGTAGTAGATTATTTCTTAGCCTTTTTCTTCTTTACAGCGGCCACTTTCCAACCATTATAAAAGGCGCAAAAAGACTTCATTAAACATTTAGGGCATTCCGGTTCGGGGCGACAGATCTCTCTTCCTAAAAATGACATAGCCATCCCTGCGTCCCATTCATTTTCGGGCAATAACTCCATTAATTGTTTTTCGATCTTTTCCGCATTGGTTTCATTCACTATCCCTAACCTGTTCGACACCCGGATGGTGTGCAGATCAACGATAATGCCAGCTGGTTTTGCTTTGGCCCCACGCCTTATCACATTGGCCGATTTTCTTCCAATACCCGGAAGTTCAATCAGCGATTCCATTTCAAGCGGAATGTTGCTGTCTGTTTTTATTTCCTTTGCCATACTCACCAACCACTTCGCCTTATGCGCAAAATTCCTGACCTTACTGATGAGCGGGAATAAAGATTGGGCATCTGCCATTGCAAGCACTTTCATATCAGGATATGCTTTAAAGAAAGCAGGCGCCAACTGGTTGATGACGCTGTCAGTTGCCTGTGCAGATAAAACAACCATTACAATCCATTGATAAGGAGTAGCTGCATCGAGCGGATGCTTTTTGCTTTTATACTTTTTAAGCAGTGGCTTTATGGCAACCGGCCAATCGATAACAGGAGGTTTCATATGACGTATATTAACTATAAAGCTACCAAAATAGGGCCAGGAGCAATAGTTTAATAAAAGGCTGTCTATATGTATGTACAAATCTCCTTGCTTTTGAGACAGATTTAATATTATTAGCCATATGAAGACGAATCCGGTTCGCCTGTTGTCTGTATTTGTCCTGTTGGTACTATCTTTTCTTTCCTGGCAAAAGGGAAGTTGTCAGCAAACCAGTCTCAAACGGCCCAATATCATTTTCATTATGGCCGATGACCATGCCTACCAGGCCATCAGCGCCTATGGTTCTACTCTCATCCAAACGCCGAACATAGACAGGATTAGGCGGGAAGGGGTGATCTTCATTCTTCATTTCCTGCCTTTCACTTCATCATTCAATATTCGACATTCAATATTTGCATTTGCCTGGTCAACTATCTCTTCTTGACTCAATCGTATACACAAAACTATCCGCTTTATAGTAACCTAAATTATACTCAATAGGCCTGTCCCCCTGATCATATACATACCGTTTTCTAAACAGGATGGGACTGCCGGGTTCTACTTCCAGTTTACCGGCAATGAATTTGCCGGCGGCTTTGGCGCTGATCTCTTCCTTCGATAAATTGGCCACTACCAGGTAATCCTTCTCCAGGATCTCATATAAGGGGCGTTTGAAATCTTCTTCACCGGTTAGTCCAACCCGTGGGTGAAAGAACGATACAAAGTATACAAACGGTCCTTCGCGACGGCCGCGCAGTCTTTCCAGTTTCAGCACCTTTTTGTCGGTACTGATCTCAAAAAAATTAGCCACCGCTTCATCAGGATATACCCAGGTAACGTGCAGCTCGAAATTCTTGATGGGAATGCCCCGGGCCTGCATTTCCTGCGAAAAGCTCAGCCAGTTCTTCGATTTGGAACTTACCGATGCTTCCGCCACTTTGGTGCCGATGCCCTTCTTACGTATCAACAAACCTTCATATACCAGTTTGTTCAGGGCCTGCCGTAAGGTGGTACGGCTGATGGCCAGCTCTTTGGCCAGGTCTACCTCGTTGGGCAGGAACTTGCCATCTGCATACTGAGGGTCTGCGATCAGGTTCCGCAACAATTCCTCGGCCTGCAGATGAAGTGGTACATGGCTTTTATGATCTATTCGAAGCTTCATGCTGGATTGTTTTTTTGAGCTGGTGCCAACAAAAATAAAAAAAGTTCGTCGCAAAGTAACTATGTTTTAATGTATGTACATATATTTGATGCAGGAAATCATGCTGCCATAAACTCTGCCATTTGAAAAAAGTAAACCTTTTGCACCGCAAGCGGTACGGCATCGTTGGCGGCCGGCCGCCAGGTTACAAGCCAATTACGGATGTCCTGGCCGCCGAACATAACTGGGGCGCGCAGGAGCAGGGAACGCCATTGGCAAAAAAAAATAGAAGGTAACAAAGCTGCATATTTTGAAGAAGCAGATAAGATTAGTCAGGAGCTCATTGCAAAAGCATTGGCGTCTGTAACAACCGAAGGGAGCAACACCATCGCTGTGATCAACACGCTGTCGTGGCCGCGAAATGGATTGGTAGTGTTACCTGCCGGACAAAGCAACGCAGGCGACCGGGTGGTAGATGAAACCAACAAAGAAGTACCGGCACAACGATTAACCAGTGGAGAACTGGTTTTTCAATCAGCCAGCATTCCGGCATTGGCGTTAAAAACATATAAAATTACAGCAGGTACATGCAGCATAACAAGCATGCTGAAAGCAGGCGCTTTCTCTTTACAGAATGACAAGTTATCGCTTACCATCGATGAAAAAACAGGCAGTATAAAAAGCCTGACCGAGGTGAAAGCCAACCGGGAGTTGATTGATACTACAGCAGCTTTTCAATTAAATAGTTTTAATTATGTACCGGGGGTATGGGATGGGCGCCAAAGCAGCGGCAACAGCATTCCAGCTACGGATATAGCTGTAAAAGTCAAAGAGCAGGGCCCCCTGATTGTTTCGTTATTGATCACTTCCAAAGCACCAGGCTCTCGTGGCCGGTAAACAATCACTGGGGTACCAATTTCCCTCCTGAACAGGAGGGCATCATTACAGAAAGATATGCGATGGTTGTTCATGAAAAATATAATGCAGCAACTGCCAATCGGTTTGGGATGGAACAAAACCGCCCGCTGATAGCAGCGCCCGTAAAGAGCAATCCTATTCAACAGTCATTGATCTCCCTGGATAATCCCAACGTGGTGATCACGGCATTGAAGGTGAGTGATGATAATCAGGCACTGATCGTACGCCTGCGTTCGCTTTCCAACAAAACAGAAAAGATTACATTACGATACCCGGCAACACAACCGAAATCGGTTTTCATTTGTACGCCTGGCGAAACGCCTTTGCAAAAAAGTACCGGTACTGTTGAAATGCCGCAATACGGCACCGTGAGCCTATGGATGGTGTTTCAGTAACCAAGAACATTAAGAATAATTACAAACGCAGCAATAAAATCTGTAAACTATGTATGAGACTTCGGAGAATGTGGTAGATAAAGAAAAAGGCACAGGTAATAAACGGCGGGTAAGTTCGCAGCCATTATTGCCCCAACAGGTTCCCGCTGGTTCAACAGCCGGTGATGGATATAATATGTATCCCTGTCATGGGTTGGGCGCTGATAAAATTTTCAATGGCTACAACTCCCTGGCCCAATGGATGAGCGGTTATAAACAAATTATAATCGATGGCTATGGTGGTATTTTCTGGAAAGAGGTAAAGCAATGCCTGCACACCGCATTGGAGGCAAAGGGCGTAAAAGTACATTGGATAGATGTGAGCGGGTGTATGAAAAAAGAATCAACCATCGATGAGATGGTGGCGCCCTTCCTGGGTACCGAAGAATCGGTGTGGGGTACGAAGTGTAATTTCAGGCTGAGTGATTTTTTCAATATGAATGAATTGCTTTCACTGGAAACTGCGGCGGATGCTGATATTACCATTGTGTATGGTACCGGCGCCGCCATGCTCTCCTGGGATGCCCCGGTTGTTTATCTCGATCTGCCAAAGAATGAGATCCAGTACCGCATGCGTGCCGGCAGCATCACCAACCTGGGTAGCAAACAGCTTACCCGTTCTTCAAACATGTACAAACGGTTTTATTTTGTTGACTGGGTAGTGCTGAATGAATATAAAAAGAATTTACTCCCCAACATCACCGTGATAGGGGATGGCCAATGGAAAGAATCGCTGAACTGGATGCTGGCCGGTTCTCTGCAGGAAGGACTATCGGCAATGAGTAAAAGCGTCTTCCGGGTACGGCCCTGGTTTGAAGCGGGCGCCTGGGGTGGGCAGTGGATGAAAGAACGCATCAGGGAATTGAATAAAGACGAAGTGAATTATGCCTGGTCGTTTGAACTGATCGTTCCTGAGAACGGACTGGTGTTTGAAAGTAATGGCAATTTGCTGGAAGTATCCTTCGATTGCCTGATGTTCCAGGAAAACGACAATGTGCTCGGCCGGCATGCGGGTTTGTTCGGGTATGAATTCCCGATCCGGTTCGATTTCCTGGATACCTGGGAAGGCGGTAATCTTTCTATTCAATGTCACCCTACCTTACCATATATCCGTAAAAATTTTGGTGAAACCATCACGCAGGATGAAACCTATTATATTCTCGATTGCAAGGAAGACGCACAGGTATACCTGGGTTTCCAGGAGGG
The Niastella koreensis GR20-10 genome window above contains:
- a CDS encoding bifunctional YncE family protein/alkaline phosphatase family protein, producing MKKVLCFFLAAAVLQAQSQDLSTLESKRVHLPNGWSLTPAGKSLPLGDLPLNVAISNLRHFAAVTNNGQSTQTIQLFDANTDQQLDEVVIRRSWGGLVFSDNEKYLYASGGNDNWILQYKIRRNKLEPADTFKLGPRYPKAEISPTGIALDDKHHLLYVVTKEDNSLYVIDLYDHKTIQQLPLGSEGYTCMLSPDKSELYITLWGADKVLVYDTKKNAITESIAVGDNPNDLCLSKNGQYLYVANANDNNVSVIDIKARKVVETLNAALYPTQLSGSTSNGVALSDDEKTLFIANADNNCLAVFDVSNPGHSVSKGFIPTGWYPTCVRTVGKKLYVSNGKGFSSFANPRGPNPVNKKEAVGIHEGDSTEPKSIQYIGGGLLVGSMSIIPIPTEQQLSVYVQAVYHNTPYKKEAEMQAAGIAAGNPVPQKVGDASPIKHVFYIIKENRTFDQVLSDVPGANGDTSLLLFGEKITPNQHAIARQFVLLDNFYVDGEVSADGHNWSMGAYATDYMEKIWPTSYGRRGLGAKSDTRLNKLYLWDVARIAGVSYKTYGEFASRKGATIKVLEGHYANDFEGFNLHIRDTIRYRSWEKDFDKLVASNSLPQLCTVRFGNDHTEGMAAGRPSPFAHVADNDLAIGMFLEHLSKSPLWKESVVFILEDDAQNGPDHVDAHRSPAYIAGGFVKRNFVDHSMYTTSSMLRTIELILGMSPMTQYDAAAAPMWRCFNTQPDGTPFTSLPANVDLNDVNPGGTKLAALSKGLDFSKEDVVPDQVMNAITWKAVKGEHSIVPTPVRAAFVKPVKSGDDDDDK
- a CDS encoding endonuclease III domain-containing protein: MKPPVIDWPVAIKPLLKKYKSKKHPLDAATPYQWIVMVVLSAQATDSVINQLAPAFFKAYPDMKVLAMADAQSLFPLISKVRNFAHKAKWLVSMAKEIKTDSNIPLEMESLIELPGIGRKSANVIRRGAKAKPAGIIVDLHTIRVSNRLGIVNETNAEKIEKQLMELLPENEWDAGMAMSFLGREICRPEPECPKCLMKSFCAFYNGWKVAAVKKKKAKK
- a CDS encoding sulfatase-like hydrolase/transferase, translated to MKTNPVRLLSVFVLLVLSFLSWQKGSCQQTSLKRPNIIFIMADDHAYQAISAYGSTLIQTPNIDRIRREGVIFILHFLPFTSSFNIRHSIFAFAWSTISS
- a CDS encoding GntR family transcriptional regulator — encoded protein: MKLRIDHKSHVPLHLQAEELLRNLIADPQYADGKFLPNEVDLAKELAISRTTLRQALNKLVYEGLLIRKKGIGTKVAEASVSSKSKNWLSFSQEMQARGIPIKNFELHVTWVYPDEAVANFFEISTDKKVLKLERLRGRREGPFVYFVSFFHPRVGLTGEEDFKRPLYEILEKDYLVVANLSKEEISAKAAGKFIAGKLEVEPGSPILFRKRYVYDQGDRPIEYNLGYYKADSFVYTIESRRDS
- a CDS encoding glycoside hydrolase family 38 C-terminal domain-containing protein; amino-acid sequence: MASVTTEGSNTIAVINTLSWPRNGLVVLPAGQSNAGDRVVDETNKEVPAQRLTSGELVFQSASIPALALKTYKITAGTCSITSMLKAGAFSLQNDKLSLTIDEKTGSIKSLTEVKANRELIDTTAAFQLNSFNYVPGVWDGRQSSGNSIPATDIAVKVKEQGPLIVSLLITSKAPGSRGR
- a CDS encoding glycosyl hydrolase-related protein produces the protein MEQNRPLIAAPVKSNPIQQSLISLDNPNVVITALKVSDDNQALIVRLRSLSNKTEKITLRYPATQPKSVFICTPGETPLQKSTGTVEMPQYGTVSLWMVFQ
- a CDS encoding class I mannose-6-phosphate isomerase, which produces MYETSENVVDKEKGTGNKRRVSSQPLLPQQVPAGSTAGDGYNMYPCHGLGADKIFNGYNSLAQWMSGYKQIIIDGYGGIFWKEVKQCLHTALEAKGVKVHWIDVSGCMKKESTIDEMVAPFLGTEESVWGTKCNFRLSDFFNMNELLSLETAADADITIVYGTGAAMLSWDAPVVYLDLPKNEIQYRMRAGSITNLGSKQLTRSSNMYKRFYFVDWVVLNEYKKNLLPNITVIGDGQWKESLNWMLAGSLQEGLSAMSKSVFRVRPWFEAGAWGGQWMKERIRELNKDEVNYAWSFELIVPENGLVFESNGNLLEVSFDCLMFQENDNVLGRHAGLFGYEFPIRFDFLDTWEGGNLSIQCHPTLPYIRKNFGETITQDETYYILDCKEDAQVYLGFQEGIDPKTFRAVLENSKANKQEVAINEYVQAHQASKHDLFLIPNGTVHSAGVNNLVLEISATPYIFTFKMYDWLRLDLNGEPRAINIEHAFNNLNFERKGEQVKKELISKQSVIGQGNDWQLVHCPTHPAHFYDVHRIEFNTRFTVETNNTCHILMLVEGSAVTVETGDGVITTFNYAETFVIPAAATSYTLINRGPGVAKVVKAFCKENITELK